The sequence below is a genomic window from Callospermophilus lateralis isolate mCalLat2 unplaced genomic scaffold, mCalLat2.hap1 Scaffold_1122, whole genome shotgun sequence.
CCGAGtcccatccctggtaccccccaccccCTAAAAAGTGTTCCTGAAGCAAAAAAGCGAGGCCAGAAAAATAAATACCACCGGGGACGCTAGACATCCCGCCgccaaccccaaccctaaccccctGAGTCTCccaggagtttgggtttcacgtgCACAAAGTGACTGAGCGCTTGGTCTGATTTCCCCTGAATACGGTGTGTCATCGGGGAGTCCCTCTCCGGGTGGGCCCCAGGGGGCGGGCCTCAGAACTGCTGCAAGATCAATTTCCGCTTCACGTCGAGGCTGAACTTTTTCATCCTGAAAAGGTCACTGTCGTAGAAGGCAGAGAGGTTGTGGATGTTGATCTGCCGAGCCTAACAGGGGGGACAAAGGACAAGTGTGCGAGTCAGTGGACTTAACGGGCCCCGGAGGAGGCGATGTCCAGAATCCTCGCagcccgggaggctgaggcaggaggatcgtgagttggaggccagcctcaaccaaCTTCCGGCTGTCGCTCGAGGCCCATCCGCCAAGCCCCTGAGGATGACGGACGGCTCCCCAGGGAGCCAAGCCCCGGCCCCGACCTCCCACGGGAGCCCATACCTTGTCCACCAAGTCCTTCTCAGGCACTTCGATGGTGTCCTGCTGGGCTCCAAAGCGGTTATGCTGATAGGTCACCTGCTCGGCCACCAACTGCTTCAATATGAAGAGCAGCAGCTCGTTGTTGTCGCGCTGGAAGGAAAGATAGTGGGCAAAGGTCTGCAGGAGGAAGGACAGGTCAGACACCACCCAGCGGGGTCCATTTTGGGTCCGCCCCACCTCGGCTCCCAACAGCCAGGTGAGGGGCAGGGCCACACCCAGGTGGGACACCCACCCCCGCCAGTCCCCGGCTCTGctcttttgagacagtcttgctcagtttcttagggtctcgctaaattgtagaggctggcctccaccttgggatcctcctgcctcagcctcctaagcatgTGGGAGGCAGACCAGAGCCCCCAGGCCTGCTTCCCAGAGCTGGCCCTCCCGGCCACGCTGCACGGGGGGTCCCCCGGGTGGGACGGCACCCACCTTCCTCATGCTGCGCATCACGCTGAACTTCTGCGTGTCGATGAAGCTCTCCAGCATCACGCGGATGGCCATGTTGACGTCGTCCTCGATCACGTAGTTCCGCAGGTGGATGCGCGCGTGGGCCTCGGCCATGCGGATCATGGACTCAATGTGCCGCACGGTGATGGGGATGCTGCCCGTGGCCTGCAGGGGGGGGAGGACAGGGCAGGCTCAGCGAGGGCGGAAGGAGCTGCCCAGTGAGCTCAGGGCCTCTTCCAACCGCAAACCGGTCCACTCCAGGGGCCGCTGTGCCTCCCGCTTGGTGCTAACGTTGGGCACCCGGGGGGACGGACCCCAGGATGCTGCCACCccagagccccgtccccagccccttttatttttttatttagaggcaggctcTTGCTGAGGGGCTGAGGccggcctccaccttgcgatcctcctgcctcagcctcccgagccggcgTGCACACAGCGGCGGCCCAAGTGCTCACCATGGACTTCTTCCTCAGGTTGCTGTACATCTTGGCCACCTTGTCCTGGTCCATCTGGTTGAGCTTGGGGTGCACCTTCTCCTTGGCGTAGATGATGTATTTCTTGAGTACTTCTTGGGGCAGCGGCTTCACGCCGTACGTGTTGGGCATGGCGGGCTCCGGAGCGCTGCCGTTGACCACGCCCCCGTCCTCCTTGTTGCTGGGGTGATGACGCACGTGGCTGCCCACCACGAAGCGGGCCAGCATCTCGTCCTACGGCAGCGGGGACAGGCCCTGAGCCTGGTGGGTCACACACATCCTGCCCACCGTGTTTAATTTATTGgtcccagggatggaacccaggggcgccTACCCCCTGAGTCCCGTCCCCAGCtccttctgtattttatttaaagacagggtctcgccGAGTTGCTCAGGGTTTTgctcagtggctgaggctggcctccactttgcgatcctcctgcctcagcctcctgaaccactgggatgtgACGGCGTGGGCCATCTGCTCTTATATTGTCTCCAGGCCGTTTTCAGAGCCCAGAACACGATGCTAAACCTGACAAAGTCTTCCCAGAGCTCACTGCCTGGTGAGAGAGAAGCTATCAACACAttccaagtgggacacagtgccacACCCCTATAGGGCCAGCTGCACAAAAGTGCTATGGCCCAGGAGTGTGGGGTCAGCCTGGCCAGCACAGCAAGTCCCCGTTTCAGAACAAAAGATGACACGGCACCAGCCTGTCAtctagcaatttgggaggctgaggcaggaggatcgcaaggtggaggcaagcctcagccacttagcgaggccctgagcaactcagcgagactctgtctctcaataaaatagaaaaagggctggggacgaggCTCCATGGTCAAGGGCCCCTGGTATTGAGGTGGCTAGGGAGGCAGATGATCAGGGAGGGACCAGGGTGGAAAGCCAGATGACCAACCCCAGGGACAGCAGCCCCTGGACGAGGGGGACAGGAGCAGAGAGGAGCAGGGGACACAGGAACAGGCAGAGGaccgtgaagggcactaaggagggGGAGCAGATGCGAAGGAAGGAGACTTCAGGACAACTTCGGGACAAGGGGACAAGGCTGGGCCTCAGGCCGTGCCCGTGAGGTGCGGCGGTCCTgacccaagagacctcctctgcactctctgcccagcccagtgctgtaccaTTGCCCCCAGGAGATCACCTCTGCACTCGctgcccagccaagtgctgtccaatggcccccagaagacctcctctgcactccctgcccagcccagtgctgtcccatggcccgcacacaacctcctctgcactccctgcccagcccagtgctgtcccatggccccaaggagactgcctctgcattccctgcccatcccagtgctgtcccatggctcatgtggagaacacctctgcactccctgcccatcccagcgctgtcccattgcACCCAggcgacctgccttgtactccctggccaccccagtgcagtcccatggctgccaggagacctcctttgcactccctgccctgccaagagctgtcccatggcccccagaagatctcctctgcactctctgcccagcccagtgctgtatcatggcctccaggagaccacctctgcactccctgcccaaccaagtgctgtcccatggtcccaaaaagacctcctctgcactccctgccgagcccagtgctgtcccatggcccgcagacaacctcctctgcactccatgcccagcccagtgctgtcccatggcccccaggagacctcctctgcactccctgcgcagaccagtgctgtcccatggcccctaggagacctcctctgcactccctgccctgcccagtgctgtcccatggccgccaggagacctcctctgaactccctgcccagcccagtgctgtcccatggccccgaggagacctcctctgcactccctgcgcagcccagtgctgtcccatggccaccaagtgacctcctctgcactccctgccctgcccagtgctgtcccatggccccaggaaacctcctctgaactctctgcggagcccagtgctgtcccatggcccccaggtgacttcccttgtactctctgcccagcccagtgctgtcccatggcccccaagagacctcctctgcactccctgcccagcccagtgctgtcccatggtgcccaggagaccttcactgcactccctgcccaccccagtgctgtgccatggcctccacagacctcctctgcactccgttcCCATTCCAGCGCTGTCCCATCGCATCCAGAAGATCTGCCTTGTACTCCGTGGCcaccacagtgctgtcccatggcccccaggagacctcctctgcgctccctgcgcagcccagtgctgtcccatggccccaaggagacctcctctgcactccctgcccatcccagtgctgtcccatggctcatgtggagaactcctctgcactccctgcccatgccagcgctgtcccatggcacccaggcgacctgccttgtactccctggccacccgAGTGCAGTCCCATGGCTTCCAGGAGACCTCCTTTGCACTCCGTGCTTTGCCCAGAGCTGTCCCATGTCCCCCAGGAGACGTCCTCTGTAATCTCTGCCAAGTCTAGTGCTGTACCATGGCCTCCAGGAGACCACCTCTGCACTCCGTACCCAGCCAACTGCTTTcgcgtggcccccagaagacctcctctgcactcccttcccaaccaggtgctgtccaatggcccccagaagttctcctctgcactctctgcccagcccagtgctgtaccatgcccccaggagaccacctctgcactctctgcccagccaagtgctgtcccatggccccaataagacctcctctgcactccctgccgagcccagtgctgtcccgtggcccgcagacaacctcctctgcactccatgcccagcccagtgctgtcccatggctgccaggagacctcttctgcactcccttcccagcccagagctgtcccgtggcccccagaagacctcctctgcactcccttcccagcccagtgttgtcgcatggaccccaggagacctcctctacactccctgcccagccccgtgctgtcccttggctcatttggagacctcctctgtactccctgcccagcccagtgttgtcccatggcccacaggagacctcctctcaacactctgcccagcccagtgcagtcccatggcccacaggagacctcctctgcactccctgcccagcccagtgctgtcccaaggccaccaggagaccttctctgcactgtctacccagcccagtggtgacccatgaccccaggtgaccttctgtgcactctctgcccagcccagtggtgacccatgaccccaggtgaccttctgtgcactctctgcccagcccagtggtgacccatgacccccaggagaacttctctgcactctctacctatcccagtggtgacccatgaccccaggtgaccttctgtgcactccctgcccaggccaGTGCTGTAACATggtcctcaggagacctcctctgtactctctacccagcccagtgctgtcccatggcccccaggagacctcatcTGCACACTCTTCCCAGCGCAGTGCTGttccatggcacccaggagacctgcTCTGCCCTCCCTGCCAAGcaaagtgctgtcccatggccctgggAGACCTCCGCTGCACTGCatgcccagcccactgctgtcccatggcccccaggagacctcctctgcactccctgcgcagcccagtgctgccccgtggcccccaggagacctaatctgtactctctgccgagcccagtgctgtctccgtggcccccaggagacctcccctatactctctgccaagcccagtgctatcccatggcccccaggagacctcctctgcactccctgaccAGCCCAATGCTGTCCCATGCCCGCAGAGACctcctgtgcactccctgcccatcccagcttgTCCCATGgatcccaggagacctgccttgtactacctgcccaggccagtgctgtcccatggccaccaggagacctcctctgcactccctgcccagcccagtgctgtcccatggcccccaggagacctcctctgtactctctgcccagcccagtgctgtcccgtggcccctagGAGATTTccgctgcactccctgcccagccaggtcctttcccatggcttatttggagacctcctctgcactcactgcccagcccattgctgtCCCATAGCCCCAAACACCTCCTCTGTACACTCTGCCcaggccagtgctgtcccatggcccccaggagacctcctctgcactccctgcccatcccagtgctgttccatggctaatgtggagaactcctctgcactccctgcccatcccagcgctgtcccatggcacccaggcgaCCGGTCTTGTACTACCTGGCCGccccagtgcagtcccatggccCCCCGGAGACCGCCTCTGtaatctctgccaagcccagtgctgtcccatggctgccaggaggcctCGTCTTCACTCCGTGCCCAGTCTACTGCTGTCGCGTGGCCCCCAGAGGACCTCatctgcactcccttcccagcccagtgctgtccaatggccccaagaagatctcctctgcactctctgcccagcccagtgctgtaccaTTGCCCCCAGGAGATCACCTCTGCACTCGctgcccagccaagtgctgtccaatggcccccagaagacctcctctgcactccctgcccagcccagtgctgtcccatggcccgcacacaacctcctctgcactccctgcccagcccagtgctgtcccatggccccaaggagactgcctctgcattccctgcccatcccagtgctgtcccatggctcatgtggagaacacctctgcactccctgcccatcccagcgctgtcccattgcACCCAggcgacctgccttgtactccctggccaccccagtgcagtcccatggctgccaggagacctcctttgcactccctgccctgccaagagctgtcccatggcccccagaagatctcctctgcactctctgcccagcccagtgctgtatcatggcctccaggagaccacctctgcactccctgcccaaccaagtgctgtcccatggtcccaaaaagacctcctctgcactccctgccgagcccagtgctgtcccatggcccgcagacaacctcctctgcactccatgcccagcccagtgctgtcccatggcccccaggagacctcctctgcactccctgcgcagaccagtgctgtcccatggcccctaggagacctcctctgcactccctgccctgcccagtgctgtcccatggccgccaggagacctcctctgaactccctgcccagcccagtgctgtcccatggccccgaggagacctcctctgcactccctgcgcagcccagtgctgtcccatggccccaggaaacctcctctgaactctctgcggagcccagtgctgtcccatggcccccaggtgacttcccttgtactctctgcccagcccagtgctgtcccatggcccccaagagacatcctctgcactccctgcccagcccagtgctgtcccatggtgcccaggagaccttcactgcactccctgcccaccccagtgctgtgccatggcctccacagacctcctctgcactccgttcCCATTCCAGCGCTGTCCCATCGCATCCAGAAGATCTGCCTTGTACTCCGTGGCCatcacagtgctgtcccatggcctccaggagacctcctctgtactcgctgcccagcccagtgctgtcccatggcggccaaaagacctcctcagaactccctgcccagcccagtactgtcccgtggcccccaaaagacctcctctgtattctctgcccaccccagtgctgtcacatggcgcccaggtgaccttcactgcactccctgcccagcccagtgctgtcccgtggcccccaggagatttcctctgcactcccggaCCACCAGGTCCTTTCGCATGACTTatctggagacctcctctgcactccctgcccagcccattgctgtaccatggcccccaagagacctcctctgtactctctgcccacatcagtgctgtcccatggccccaaggagacctcctctacactccctacccatcccagtgctgtcccatggctcatttggagacctcctctgcactccctgcccatcccagcgctgtcctatGGCACCCAGGCAACCTGCCTTGTACTTCCAAGCCACCCCAGTGCAGTCCCTTGtctgccaggagacctcctctgcactccctgccctgcacagtgctgtcccatggcccccaggagacatcctctgcactccctgcccatcccagcgctgtcccatggcacccaggagacctgccttgtactccctggccagcccagtgctttcccatgatcaccaggagacctcctctgcactccctgcccagcccagtgctgtcccatggccctcaggagacctcctctgtacactatgcccagcccagtgctgtcccatggcccccaggagacgtcCTTTGCTCTCCCTTCGCAGctgagtgctgtcccatggccctcaggagaccatctctgcactccaggcccagcccagtgctgtccccttgcccccaggagatctcctctgcactccctgcccagcccagtgcattcccatggcttatttggagacctcctctgcactccctgcccagcctagtgctgtcccatggcccccagagacctcctctgtactctctgcccagcccagtgctgtcccatggtccgccggagacctcctctgcactacctgcccatcccagtgctgtcgaaTGACTCttgtggagacctcctctgaactccctgcccagcccattgctgtcccatggcccccaggagacgtcctctgcactccctgcccagtccagtgtgtcccatggctcatttggaaacattctctgcactccgtgcccagcccagtgctgtcccatggctcatttggaaccttcctctgcactccctgcccagcccagtgctgtcccatgacgCCCAAGAGACCACCTCTGTACACTCTACCCAGCTCAGTGCAGTCCAATGacctccaggagacctcctctgcactctctggcagcccagtggtgaccaatgacaccaggtgaccttctgtgcacactctgcccagtccagtggtgacccatgacccccaggagaccttctctgcactctctaccaatCCCAGtgttgacccatgaccccaggtgaccttctgtgcaatccctgcccagcccagtgctgtcatatggccctcaggagacctcctctacactctctgcccagcccagtgctgtcccatggccccaaggagacctcctctacactctctgcccagcccagtgctgtcccatggcacccaggagacatgctctgcaatccctgcccagcccagtgctgtcccatggaaccaggagacctcctctgcacttcctgcccaggccagtgctgtcccatggcccccaggagacctcctctgcactccctgcccagcccagtgctgtcccatggcccccaaggaGACCTCCACTGCACTCCCTgtgcagcccagtgctgtcccatggccacaGATGACCTCCTCAGCACTCCCTGCCCTTCCCAGTGCTGATCCATGGCCccgaggagacctcctctgtactctctgccgagcccagtgctgtcccatggaccccggaGACCTCCGCTGTACTCTCTGCCAAGtcgagtgctgtcccatggcccccaggagacttcctctgcctccatgcccagcccagtgctgttccatggcacccaggagaccttcactgcactccctgcccagaccagtgctgtgccatggccaccagagacctcctctgcactccgtgcccatcccagcgctgtcccatggcccccaggagacctcctgtgTACACTCTGCACAGCCCACAGCCGTccaatggccgccaggagacctcctctgtactccctgcccagcccagtgctgtcccgtgggcCCCAGAAGACCACCTCTGCactacctgcccagcccagtgctgtcccatggaccccaggcgaCCTccgctgtactctctgctcagcccagtgctttcccatggcccccaggagacctcctcttaaCTCCCTGCCAGCcctgtgctgtcccatggcccccaagagacctcctctgtactctctgccccgcccagtgctgtccatggcccccaggagacctcatctgcactccctgcccatcccagtgctgtctcaTGGTTCATTTGGAACGTGCTCTGCActtcctgcccatcccagcgctgtcccatggcacccaagagaccagccttgtactccctggccagacGAGTGCTGTcctatggccgccaggagacctcctctgcactccctgcccagcccagtgctgtcccatggccctgaggagacctcctctgtactctctgcccagcccagtgctatcccatagcgcccaggtgaccttcactgcactccctgcccagcccagtgctgtccagtggccccaggagatttcctctgcactccctccccagcccagtcctttcccaaggcttatttggagacctcctctgcactccctgcccagcccagtgctgtcccatggcccccagacaacctcctctgtactctctgccgagcccagtgctgtcacatggcccccaggagacctcctctgtactccctgcccagcccagtgctgtgccatggccaccagagacatcctctgcactccgtgcccatcccgcgctgtcccatggcacccaggagatctgccttgtaccccgtggccaccacagtgctgtcccatggccgcgaggagacctcctctgcactcgctgcccagccgagtgctgtcccatggcccccaggagacatcctctgtactctatgcccagcccagtgctgtcccatggccgccaggagacctcctgagaactccctgcccagccaagtgctgtcccgtggcccccagaagacctcctctgcactccctgcccagcctagtgctgtcccatggaccccaggagacttcCTCTGTACAAGCTGcttagcccagtgctgtcccatcgcccccaggagacctcctctgtactcgctgcccagcccagtgctgtcccatggctgccaagAGACCTGctcagaactccctgcccaggccagtactgtcccgtggcccccaaatgacctcctctgtattctctgcccagcccagtgctgacccatggcccccaggagacctcatgtgtactctctgcccagcccagcgcCGTccaatggccgccaggagacctcctctgtactccctgtCCAGCCCAGTGCTGACCCGTGGcctccagaagacctcctctgcactccctgcccagcccagtgatgtcccatggaccccaggcgaCCTctgctgtactctctgctcagcccagtgctgtcacatggccccCCGTAGacatcctctgaactccctgccagcccagtgctgtcccatggcccccaaggaACCTCCTCGGTACTCTCTGCCCcgcccagtgctgtccatggcacccaggagacctcctctggactccctgcccatcccagtgctgtcccagggctcatttggagacttg
It includes:
- the LOC143389318 gene encoding DNA replication licensing factor MCM2-like — translated: MGQHCGGHGVQGRSSGCDGTALEWERSAEEDEMLARFVVGSHVRHHPSNKEDGGVVNGSAPEPAMPNTYGVKPLPQEVLKKYIIYAKEKVHPKLNQMDQDKVAKMYSNLRKKSMATGSIPITVRHIESMIRMAEAHARIHLRNYVIEDDVNMAIRVMLESFIDTQKFSVMRSMRKTFAHYLSFQRDNNELLLFILKQLVAEQVTYQHNRFGAQQDTIEVPEKDLVDKARQINIHNLSAFYDSDLFRMKKFSLDVKRKLILQQF